Proteins from a genomic interval of Granulicella sp. L56:
- a CDS encoding TonB-dependent receptor: MHRSIPSLLSLIALSFLLLVTGALAQGTSGNITGSVTDTTGAVISSAVVTIQNPISGYKQTTQTDANGQYHFDNLPFNRYHMSVVVEGFQSTTNDTMLRSASNTVVNFQLSVASSSQSVTVDAEASDMVNNDPTSATQVDRSLFARLPTESTSAPLSSLVTLSTPGIASDSNGLFHPMGEHADTTYSIDGQPVSDQQSRVFGNQLSLNAIQSINVIDGIAPPEYGDKASLVVQTTTRSGLGLPHPTGSLSFNYGSFGTSNGSAALGFGNQRLGNFSSFDAVDSGRYLDTPEQQPLHAHGNNENFFDRIDYHPTQADSLQLNLSASRSWFQNPNQYDQQALGQDQRGEIFSYNIAPSWTHIINPNSLIDINPYLRQDDFHYYPSKDPFSDTPATLAQSRRLQNAGLKVDYSYSRGIHSFKVGAMFYHTFLDESFSLGITDPAFNAPCLDANGAPDTNADANDPNNCPVGDTSNPSYITGTGAYDLTRGGSLYHFKGHTDIKQEAVYLQDNIVWKNWTFLLGGRVDNYNGLSSRSMVEPRLGGTYTVRSTNTVLRLGYGKLFLTPYNENLIVSSSTGIGGLEGAGAAVALKPAARNQYDAGFEQGFGKHLVVNGEYFWKYTNRDYDFDVLLNTPLAFPIQWQKSKIDGFGIKVTMPTTHGVSAYSVLGHTRSRFFGPEVGGILFNDSPVPAGVPFRIDHDQAFQQSTHMQYQPKPRGPWYGITWRYESGLVAGNAPIDNGQTPTDLTYLTADQQSQILLRCGDVQATRTAPLTSCPTGELSSPLLSLPKPGTENDDRNPPRVAPRTMFDMAAGWDNILRRERFKTNLSVTAVNVTNKYALYNFLSTFSGTHFVSPRTVNGQVTLSF, translated from the coding sequence ATGCACAGAAGCATTCCATCTCTACTCTCTCTAATAGCACTTTCCTTCTTATTGCTGGTCACCGGCGCACTGGCGCAGGGAACAAGCGGCAACATCACAGGAAGCGTAACCGACACCACCGGCGCGGTGATCTCCAGCGCCGTAGTTACCATTCAGAATCCCATCAGCGGCTACAAGCAGACGACGCAGACCGATGCGAACGGGCAGTATCACTTCGACAATCTTCCCTTCAACCGTTATCACATGTCGGTGGTGGTTGAAGGCTTTCAGTCAACGACGAACGACACGATGCTGCGATCTGCATCGAACACCGTCGTCAACTTTCAACTATCAGTCGCTTCCAGTTCGCAGAGCGTCACCGTGGATGCAGAGGCATCGGACATGGTGAACAACGATCCGACGTCGGCGACTCAGGTAGACCGCTCCTTGTTTGCGCGGCTGCCGACGGAGAGCACAAGCGCTCCACTAAGTTCGCTGGTAACGCTGAGCACGCCGGGAATCGCTTCGGATTCAAACGGCTTGTTTCACCCCATGGGCGAGCACGCAGACACGACCTACTCGATCGACGGCCAGCCAGTAAGCGACCAGCAGAGCCGCGTCTTCGGCAACCAGCTTTCGCTGAACGCGATTCAGTCGATCAACGTGATCGATGGAATTGCGCCGCCGGAGTATGGCGATAAAGCTTCGCTGGTGGTGCAGACCACGACGCGCTCGGGACTTGGGCTGCCGCATCCGACGGGCTCGCTTTCGTTTAACTATGGCTCGTTCGGGACATCGAACGGAAGCGCAGCACTGGGATTTGGAAATCAGCGCCTGGGAAATTTCAGCAGCTTCGACGCGGTAGATAGCGGACGGTATCTCGACACGCCGGAACAGCAGCCGCTGCACGCGCATGGCAACAATGAGAACTTCTTCGACCGCATCGACTATCACCCCACGCAGGCAGACTCTCTGCAACTGAACCTGAGTGCATCGCGGAGCTGGTTTCAGAACCCGAATCAGTACGACCAGCAGGCGCTTGGGCAGGACCAGCGAGGAGAGATCTTCAGCTACAACATCGCGCCCTCGTGGACGCACATCATCAACCCGAACAGCCTGATCGACATCAACCCTTACCTGCGGCAGGACGACTTTCACTACTACCCGAGCAAGGATCCCTTCAGCGATACGCCTGCAACGCTGGCGCAGTCGCGGCGGCTGCAGAATGCGGGTCTGAAGGTGGATTACAGCTACTCGCGCGGGATCCATAGCTTCAAGGTGGGAGCGATGTTCTATCACACCTTCCTCGATGAAAGCTTCTCGCTCGGGATTACCGATCCTGCGTTCAATGCACCGTGCCTCGATGCCAATGGTGCTCCGGATACCAATGCGGATGCGAACGACCCGAACAATTGCCCGGTTGGGGATACATCGAATCCAAGCTACATCACCGGTACCGGAGCCTACGACCTGACCCGTGGCGGATCGCTTTACCACTTCAAAGGCCACACGGACATTAAGCAGGAAGCAGTCTATCTGCAGGACAACATCGTGTGGAAGAACTGGACCTTTCTGCTGGGCGGCCGCGTAGACAACTACAACGGCCTCAGCAGCCGATCGATGGTGGAGCCTCGCCTCGGTGGCACCTACACGGTGAGATCTACAAACACCGTGTTGCGGCTCGGCTATGGCAAGCTCTTCCTGACTCCTTATAACGAGAACCTGATCGTCTCAAGTTCTACCGGCATTGGCGGGTTGGAAGGCGCAGGCGCTGCAGTTGCGCTGAAGCCTGCGGCGCGCAATCAGTACGATGCAGGATTTGAGCAAGGCTTCGGCAAACATCTCGTCGTGAATGGAGAGTATTTCTGGAAGTACACCAACCGCGATTATGACTTCGATGTTTTGCTGAACACTCCGCTGGCGTTTCCTATCCAGTGGCAGAAATCGAAGATCGACGGCTTCGGCATCAAGGTCACGATGCCGACGACGCATGGCGTGTCGGCCTACTCGGTGCTGGGACATACGCGGTCGCGCTTCTTTGGGCCGGAGGTTGGCGGCATTCTGTTCAACGATTCTCCTGTGCCTGCGGGCGTACCGTTCCGAATCGATCACGATCAGGCATTTCAGCAATCGACACATATGCAGTACCAGCCGAAGCCACGAGGACCATGGTATGGAATTACGTGGCGGTATGAGAGCGGTCTGGTGGCGGGCAATGCACCGATCGACAATGGCCAGACTCCTACCGATCTGACTTATCTGACAGCAGATCAGCAGTCGCAGATCCTCCTGCGCTGCGGCGATGTGCAGGCCACGCGCACAGCGCCGTTGACAAGCTGCCCAACCGGGGAGCTTTCGTCGCCGCTGCTGTCGCTGCCGAAGCCGGGAACGGAGAACGATGACCGCAATCCGCCGCGCGTCGCTCCGCGCACGATGTTTGATATGGCTGCCGGATGGGACAACATCCTGCGCCGCGAGCGGTTCAAGACCAACCTGAGCGTGACGGCAGTGAATGTCACCAATAAATATGCGCTGTACAACTTCCTTTCGACGTTCAGCGGAACGCACTTCGTTTCGCCAAGGACGGTGAATGGGCAGGTGACGCTCAGCTTTTAA
- a CDS encoding sensor domain-containing diguanylate cyclase yields MRDKRKFEVIESRQLDHLRVFHDVARSLTTSLELEEILGAIMEKMAQFFGPERWSMMMVDETSNELYYAIAVGQDAASLKGLRIPMGEGVAGWVAATGNPLIVPDVVLDPQWSKFAAAHPELGIQSIACIPVRAADKTLGVIQLLNSKLDLMSEYSISFLRILCDYAAIAIQNAKSVTLIQELTITDDVTGLFNARHLYTLLDDEVAKGKVFSLMFMDLDRFKSVNDTHGHLVGSRLLAEAGGLLKRSIGPDNAAFRYGGDEFVVLFPGLTKFAATAATMTIYQDLQSARFLEGAGLSLRLTGSFGLATYPEDGNTVPTILRSADTMMYEAKSTRNNIAVVGKGLLMDRVALAGVRDER; encoded by the coding sequence GTGAGAGACAAGCGGAAGTTTGAAGTGATTGAAAGCCGGCAACTCGATCACCTTCGGGTGTTTCATGATGTTGCTCGTTCGCTGACGACAAGCCTGGAACTCGAAGAGATCCTGGGTGCCATCATGGAGAAGATGGCACAGTTCTTCGGGCCGGAACGATGGTCGATGATGATGGTTGACGAAACGTCGAACGAGCTTTATTACGCCATTGCAGTAGGCCAGGATGCGGCGAGCCTGAAGGGGCTACGCATACCGATGGGCGAGGGCGTCGCCGGATGGGTGGCCGCGACCGGCAATCCTCTGATCGTGCCCGACGTCGTTCTCGATCCTCAGTGGTCCAAGTTTGCAGCGGCGCATCCCGAATTGGGAATTCAGTCGATCGCCTGCATCCCCGTGCGCGCCGCCGACAAGACCCTGGGCGTCATCCAGTTGCTGAACAGCAAACTCGACCTGATGTCGGAGTATTCGATCTCGTTTCTGCGCATCCTGTGTGACTATGCGGCAATCGCCATTCAGAATGCGAAGTCGGTGACGCTGATCCAGGAACTCACCATTACCGACGACGTCACCGGCCTGTTCAATGCGCGGCATCTGTACACGCTGCTCGATGACGAGGTAGCGAAAGGCAAAGTCTTCAGCCTGATGTTCATGGACCTCGACCGCTTCAAGTCGGTGAACGATACGCACGGCCATCTGGTCGGAAGCCGTCTGCTGGCCGAAGCGGGTGGCCTGCTGAAACGTTCCATCGGACCGGACAATGCAGCCTTCCGCTATGGCGGAGACGAGTTTGTGGTGCTGTTCCCGGGCTTGACCAAGTTTGCGGCAACGGCAGCCACGATGACGATCTATCAGGATCTGCAATCCGCGCGCTTTCTTGAGGGCGCTGGCCTTTCGCTGCGCCTTACGGGCAGCTTTGGGCTGGCGACCTATCCCGAAGACGGGAACACGGTGCCTACCATCCTGCGTTCCGCCGACACCATGATGTACGAGGCTAAATCGACACGCAACAACATCGCCGTGGTTGGCAAGGGGCTTCTGATGGATCGTGTCGCACTCGCAGGCGTGCGCGACGAGCGCTAA
- the tsaD gene encoding tRNA (adenosine(37)-N6)-threonylcarbamoyltransferase complex transferase subunit TsaD, whose amino-acid sequence MALPYDKEMRHNSRTALILGIESSCDETAAAVVRAGSEALSNVVASQMSLHANYGGVVPELASREHLRNVVPVVREAMAQAAVSFDDLAAIAVTEGPGLAGALLVGITYAKALAFGLGKPLIGVNHLEGHIHAVLMEARQRSETPMELPLLALVVSGGHTHLYLVQQSEQGAWSYRNVGRTVDDAAGEAYDKVAKLLGLGYPGGPWIDALALHGNPRAVTFNFAQIKPRPHREGVSMPNKKAPLSTGGPSFDFSFSGIKTAVLRYVEMHDMRQGVEARRTAIATMGDAKPDIGAVADLCDAQTLDLIASFQYAVVGNLLRQTFAAAESFGARGIVVSGGVAANSELRRRLQTEADRRGLPIAFPSLALSTDNAAMIAAAAWPKFLAEDFAPEDLAATPQLRLGQS is encoded by the coding sequence ATGGCTCTCCCCTATGATAAAGAGATGCGCCATAACAGCAGAACGGCCCTGATTCTTGGCATCGAAAGCTCGTGCGATGAGACGGCGGCGGCAGTGGTTCGTGCAGGCAGCGAGGCGCTGTCGAATGTGGTGGCTTCGCAGATGTCGCTTCATGCCAACTACGGTGGTGTCGTGCCTGAGTTGGCCTCCCGTGAGCATCTTCGCAACGTCGTCCCGGTGGTACGCGAGGCGATGGCGCAGGCGGCTGTGAGTTTTGACGATCTTGCTGCTATCGCGGTGACGGAAGGCCCCGGTCTGGCCGGTGCGCTCCTGGTTGGAATTACTTATGCCAAGGCGCTTGCGTTTGGGCTGGGCAAGCCGCTGATCGGGGTGAACCATCTTGAAGGGCACATCCACGCGGTGTTGATGGAGGCGCGGCAGCGCTCCGAGACGCCGATGGAGCTGCCGCTGCTGGCGCTGGTCGTCTCGGGCGGCCACACGCATCTTTATCTGGTGCAGCAGAGTGAACAGGGCGCGTGGAGCTATCGCAATGTTGGCCGCACTGTGGATGACGCAGCGGGCGAGGCTTATGACAAGGTTGCGAAGTTGCTCGGGCTTGGATATCCCGGCGGGCCTTGGATCGATGCTCTTGCCCTGCATGGAAATCCCCGGGCAGTCACCTTCAATTTTGCCCAGATCAAGCCCAGGCCGCATCGCGAGGGCGTGTCGATGCCTAACAAGAAGGCACCGCTCTCTACAGGCGGTCCCAGCTTCGATTTCTCTTTTAGCGGGATCAAAACTGCCGTCCTGCGCTATGTGGAGATGCACGACATGCGGCAAGGTGTCGAAGCCCGGCGCACGGCGATTGCCACCATGGGCGATGCAAAGCCGGATATCGGTGCCGTCGCCGACCTTTGCGATGCGCAGACGCTCGATCTGATCGCGTCGTTTCAATATGCAGTGGTCGGTAATCTTCTTCGCCAGACCTTCGCCGCGGCAGAGTCATTCGGAGCGCGCGGAATCGTCGTATCCGGTGGTGTGGCGGCAAACAGCGAGCTACGCCGCCGTCTTCAGACAGAGGCCGATCGTCGCGGCCTTCCCATCGCTTTCCCGTCGCTGGCGCTATCGACCGACAACGCTGCCATGATCGCTGCCGCCGCGTGGCCGAAGTTTTTAGCCGAAGATTTCGCACCGGAGGACCTCGCGGCGACTCCGCAATTGCGGCTGGGCCAGTCATAA
- a CDS encoding MerC domain-containing protein, translating into MSFHLTQSLILNLSNQGACHRTFISISFSFSSPRRYRRSHCVGGLHVHCLLTPVVISLFPDIIPYLPGDASFHRWLAIGIVMFGFAGFVPGYMVHRRKPLLALIGTGMSLILFVAWKGESLHLAMELVLSIGGSMLLVMAHLLNRSFCRQCRICKEEPKNCQTTEVEQMQPRC; encoded by the coding sequence TTGAGCTTCCACCTGACTCAATCACTCATCCTGAACCTATCGAACCAAGGAGCTTGTCATCGCACTTTCATCTCTATCTCTTTCTCGTTTTCATCGCCACGCAGATATCGCCGGAGCCACTGCGTCGGCGGTCTGCATGTCCACTGCCTGCTTACTCCTGTCGTCATCAGCCTTTTTCCCGACATCATTCCCTACCTTCCGGGAGACGCGTCCTTCCATCGGTGGCTCGCCATCGGCATCGTTATGTTCGGATTTGCCGGCTTCGTTCCCGGCTACATGGTGCATCGCCGCAAGCCGCTGCTTGCGCTGATTGGGACAGGGATGAGTCTCATCCTGTTCGTCGCATGGAAAGGCGAAAGTCTTCACCTCGCAATGGAACTCGTCCTTAGCATCGGAGGTTCGATGTTGCTGGTGATGGCGCATCTACTGAACCGAAGCTTCTGCCGCCAATGTCGTATCTGCAAGGAAGAGCCGAAGAACTGCCAAACCACTGAGGTTGAGCAGATGCAACCACGCTGCTAA
- a CDS encoding MarC family protein yields MALVWKYFALGFSALLPVVNPLGSALVFLGLVGVVPAEVYRSLARRIAINTVLFFAVIELIGSTILHFFGISLPIVQVSGGLVLAAMGWSLLNQKDPQPTVEETNAEVPSAVQRRKNTLEEGTFYPLTFPVTAGPGCIVVMLTLGAHASTKTISDNVLAHVGLLLAVIVLSALIYLCYAYAPQITRKISPSTAHGILRVVAFILLCIGVQIAWNGAATLLATVLQHR; encoded by the coding sequence ATGGCTCTGGTTTGGAAGTACTTTGCCTTAGGGTTTAGCGCCTTGCTGCCGGTGGTTAATCCACTCGGCTCGGCACTGGTATTTCTGGGGCTGGTGGGCGTTGTTCCGGCTGAGGTCTATCGCTCGCTTGCCCGCCGAATCGCAATCAATACGGTCCTCTTCTTCGCCGTCATTGAGCTGATCGGGTCGACCATTCTGCACTTCTTCGGCATCTCCCTGCCGATTGTGCAGGTGTCCGGAGGGCTGGTACTTGCCGCGATGGGATGGTCGCTGCTGAATCAAAAAGATCCGCAACCAACGGTAGAAGAGACCAATGCAGAGGTACCGAGCGCTGTGCAAAGAAGAAAGAACACGCTGGAAGAGGGGACCTTTTATCCGCTTACCTTCCCGGTAACGGCTGGCCCCGGCTGCATCGTCGTGATGCTGACGCTGGGCGCTCATGCCTCGACGAAAACGATCAGCGATAATGTGCTGGCGCATGTTGGCCTATTGCTCGCGGTGATTGTACTGAGCGCGCTGATCTATCTGTGCTACGCCTATGCGCCGCAGATCACTCGCAAGATATCGCCTTCAACAGCTCACGGCATTCTGAGAGTCGTGGCCTTCATCCTGCTCTGCATCGGCGTTCAGATCGCCTGGAATGGCGCGGCTACCCTGCTCGCGACCGTTCTTCAACATCGATAA
- a CDS encoding IS1595 family transposase, protein MEVPKTLLEAIQYFSDAENCRQFMIAVRWSDGIVKCPHCGSEKVTYLEKAKVYQCYGKHAKSKFSLKVGTVFEDSPIGLEKWLPASWLLSNSKNGISSYELSKSIGVTQKSAWFMLHRIRTAMKEDHGNMTMGGNWSNPVEVDETFIGGKAVNKHLGNRKQVDRKTIVMGMLNRQTRQIRAKVIPNVKRETLQAEILEHVGFNAYVFTDGHVGYDKLSEYKNFTHKTVNHINEYVNGRVHTQGIENFWSLLKRGLNGTYVAVEPFHMDSYVDEQVFRYNTRKQSDGQRFKKVVSQLAGKRLTYAELTGKEEGATC, encoded by the coding sequence ATGGAAGTCCCTAAGACATTACTCGAAGCCATTCAATACTTTAGCGATGCTGAGAACTGCCGTCAGTTCATGATAGCCGTTCGCTGGTCTGATGGTATCGTGAAATGCCCTCATTGCGGCTCTGAAAAGGTCACTTATCTCGAAAAGGCCAAGGTATACCAGTGCTACGGAAAGCACGCCAAGAGCAAGTTCTCGCTCAAGGTTGGCACTGTATTCGAGGACTCACCTATCGGCTTAGAGAAATGGCTTCCCGCTTCGTGGCTGCTGTCCAATTCCAAGAATGGCATCAGTTCCTATGAGCTTTCCAAGTCCATCGGAGTAACGCAGAAGTCAGCTTGGTTCATGCTGCATCGCATCCGTACAGCCATGAAAGAAGATCATGGGAATATGACTATGGGCGGAAACTGGAGCAATCCCGTCGAAGTGGATGAGACCTTCATCGGCGGCAAGGCCGTCAATAAGCATCTTGGAAATCGCAAGCAGGTAGACCGTAAGACTATCGTGATGGGAATGTTGAACCGTCAGACACGCCAGATTCGCGCTAAGGTCATTCCGAATGTGAAGCGCGAGACCTTACAGGCTGAGATTCTTGAGCACGTCGGCTTCAATGCTTATGTCTTCACTGATGGCCATGTGGGATACGACAAACTGAGCGAGTACAAGAACTTCACTCACAAGACCGTGAACCACATCAACGAGTACGTGAATGGACGCGTCCACACTCAGGGCATAGAGAACTTCTGGAGCTTGCTCAAGCGTGGCCTGAATGGCACCTATGTTGCCGTAGAGCCGTTCCACATGGATTCGTATGTTGATGAGCAGGTATTCCGCTATAACACGCGCAAACAGAGCGACGGACAGCGGTTTAAGAAAGTAGTATCGCAATTAGCAGGTAAGCGTTTGACGTATGCTGAACTGACTGGGAAGGAGGAAGGGGCGACCTGCTAA
- the cysS gene encoding cysteine--tRNA ligase translates to MATIELFNTLSGKVEALAPVGAPALRMYCCGPTVYDYGHIGNFRTFLHVDVLRRFVRQQGIDTKHVMNVTDVDDKIIRNAAAAGVSIAEYTAKFERAFFEDLDALGIQMSEHVAHATSCIPDMVGLIEKLAAKDIAYQTEDGSWYFRIARFPEYGKLSKKDFDGIEDGARVDVDEYEKDAARDFALWKAAKPGEQHWETPLGSGRPGWHIECSAMATKFLGDSFDLHAGGEDLMFPHHENEIAQSESASGKTFARHWMHVRFLLVEGKKMSKSEGNFYTLRDLLLKGYRASAIRFLLISVPYRHQMNFTFESLAESTNAIERLRTFHQRMLKGGFADGLDADIAAATAKAEQGYTSSLANDLNTAEARAAIFDLVRAANSAADAGTLRTGNVAEILRVLDLFDGVFAVLEDRDAALTRDALAWAEAEGRLDEVAPELLNNLSLGDVEIDALVAERTQAKKTRNFARADAIRNDLLAKGIVIEDSKDGVRWKRK, encoded by the coding sequence GTGGCAACGATAGAACTCTTTAATACTTTGAGCGGAAAAGTTGAAGCACTGGCACCAGTGGGTGCCCCCGCACTGCGAATGTATTGCTGTGGCCCCACCGTCTACGACTACGGTCACATCGGCAACTTCCGCACCTTCCTTCACGTCGATGTGCTACGCCGCTTCGTTCGTCAGCAGGGAATCGACACCAAGCACGTCATGAACGTCACCGACGTCGATGACAAGATCATCCGCAACGCTGCCGCTGCGGGTGTGTCGATTGCTGAATACACGGCCAAGTTTGAGCGCGCATTTTTTGAAGACCTCGACGCCCTCGGCATTCAGATGTCGGAGCACGTCGCCCACGCTACCAGTTGCATTCCCGATATGGTCGGCCTCATCGAAAAGCTTGCTGCTAAAGACATCGCCTACCAGACCGAAGATGGGAGCTGGTACTTCCGCATCGCTCGCTTTCCGGAGTACGGCAAACTTTCGAAGAAAGATTTCGACGGCATCGAAGACGGCGCTCGTGTCGATGTAGACGAATACGAGAAGGACGCCGCGCGTGACTTTGCCTTGTGGAAGGCAGCCAAGCCGGGTGAGCAGCACTGGGAGACACCGTTAGGCTCCGGCCGTCCGGGCTGGCATATCGAGTGTTCGGCGATGGCGACGAAGTTTTTGGGCGATTCTTTTGACCTCCATGCCGGTGGCGAAGATCTGATGTTTCCGCACCATGAGAATGAGATCGCTCAGTCTGAATCGGCCAGCGGAAAGACCTTTGCTCGTCATTGGATGCACGTTCGCTTTCTGTTAGTCGAAGGCAAGAAGATGTCGAAGTCGGAGGGGAATTTTTATACCCTTCGCGATCTTCTGCTAAAGGGGTATCGTGCCTCTGCTATCCGTTTCCTGCTCATCTCCGTGCCTTACCGGCACCAGATGAACTTCACCTTCGAGAGTCTTGCTGAGTCGACCAATGCGATTGAGCGCCTGAGAACGTTTCATCAGCGCATGTTGAAGGGCGGCTTCGCGGACGGTCTGGATGCCGACATCGCCGCAGCGACTGCAAAGGCGGAGCAGGGGTACACCTCATCGCTGGCAAATGATTTGAATACTGCTGAGGCGCGTGCCGCGATCTTCGACCTCGTCCGCGCAGCCAACTCCGCCGCCGATGCAGGCACACTTCGCACCGGCAACGTCGCCGAGATTCTTCGTGTACTCGATCTCTTCGATGGCGTATTTGCAGTGCTCGAAGATCGTGACGCGGCCCTGACCCGCGACGCGCTTGCCTGGGCCGAGGCTGAAGGTCGTCTTGATGAAGTCGCTCCGGAGCTTCTCAACAATTTATCGCTCGGCGATGTGGAGATTGATGCGCTTGTTGCTGAACGCACTCAGGCCAAGAAGACCCGCAACTTCGCTCGGGCCGATGCTATTCGTAACGATCTGCTAGCCAAGGGCATCGTCATCGAGGACTCCAAAGACGGTGTTCGTTGGAAGCGCAAATAA
- a CDS encoding DUF3800 domain-containing protein, with protein sequence MRLSHVELLSELWGTLTGHLSFEESNFVVLSGYFDESEDSEWFTLGCIFSTGMNWTWLRTDWMNCLEKKNKQLTDEGRPTISRFHASDCWQGSKEFQGWEPLEREAFRSELKAIIDASDGFHIVSHSVKVSELAEVFNIKTHKKMKRACYRLLVQYLMMQIGNDVESRGRGYEHVRISLIHDRTTGMDNTILDAFNQLKNDETFQSRHRFITIAPMGWENCIPLQPADMIAYESRKQVYRHKNGDGLGGELKELLDLPSFGGSGHFFRRDNLEELKKLLGRLWLGEESLSN encoded by the coding sequence ATGCGCTTGTCGCACGTCGAATTATTATCTGAGTTGTGGGGAACCCTAACGGGTCACCTGTCGTTCGAGGAGAGCAATTTCGTGGTTCTATCTGGGTATTTTGACGAGAGCGAAGATAGCGAATGGTTCACACTAGGCTGCATCTTTAGCACCGGGATGAATTGGACTTGGCTAAGAACTGACTGGATGAACTGTTTGGAAAAAAAGAACAAGCAGCTAACCGACGAGGGAAGACCTACAATTTCTCGTTTTCATGCCTCCGATTGCTGGCAGGGAAGTAAAGAATTCCAAGGGTGGGAACCACTAGAGAGGGAAGCCTTTAGATCCGAACTCAAAGCCATAATTGACGCGAGCGATGGATTTCATATTGTCTCGCATAGCGTAAAGGTCAGCGAGCTGGCTGAAGTTTTCAATATCAAAACCCACAAAAAAATGAAGCGGGCTTGCTACAGGCTTCTGGTGCAATACCTCATGATGCAGATAGGAAACGATGTGGAAAGCCGGGGTCGCGGCTATGAGCATGTTCGTATATCCCTCATACATGACCGAACGACCGGTATGGATAACACGATCCTGGACGCTTTCAACCAGCTAAAGAACGATGAGACATTTCAAAGTCGTCACCGCTTTATTACGATTGCCCCTATGGGATGGGAAAATTGCATCCCATTGCAACCAGCCGACATGATCGCATATGAATCTCGTAAGCAGGTCTATCGGCACAAGAATGGAGATGGTTTGGGCGGAGAACTGAAGGAACTTCTTGACCTTCCATCATTTGGAGGCTCCGGGCATTTTTTCCGAAGGGATAATCTTGAGGAGCTAAAAAAGCTTTTGGGGCGACTTTGGCTAGGAGAAGAGAGTTTATCCAACTAA
- a CDS encoding DUF2946 family protein, with amino-acid sequence MQSYLQRGKNSQQPVVWMRMIAALCILMITFMSAAQACHTHAETSSLKQSSHHNQPPPEDHCPVCMAMHSALPATLHLAPAPTIEIEPLSAVATDTLRSFSWRFEMASRGPPAGHGNPSFI; translated from the coding sequence ATGCAGAGCTATCTCCAACGCGGAAAGAACAGTCAGCAGCCAGTGGTATGGATGCGGATGATCGCTGCGCTCTGCATCCTGATGATCACCTTCATGAGTGCGGCGCAGGCCTGCCACACCCATGCTGAGACCTCTTCGCTCAAGCAAAGCTCGCATCACAATCAGCCGCCGCCGGAAGATCATTGCCCGGTTTGCATGGCGATGCACTCCGCATTACCGGCAACGCTGCACCTGGCTCCAGCACCAACCATCGAGATAGAGCCTCTGAGCGCGGTTGCCACCGATACGCTGCGTTCTTTTAGCTGGCGTTTCGAGATGGCAAGTCGCGGCCCGCCTGCCGGCCATGGCAATCCCTCCTTCATTTAA